The DNA window GTCTTTCAGGAATTCGATCATTAAAGATCCTATCCTGCGCGGTAAGCCGGCATACGCGCCGGCAGTGATACACGTAGATATCGTAAAAGGGGATAAGCTCAGGCTTACTGTTCTGCCTAAAGGTTTCGGCTCGGAGAATAAAAGCCGGCTGAGGATGTTCAATCCCACAGCTTCTCTAAAACAGATAAAGGGGTTTGTCGTTGATGCGGTCAAGGCCGCAGGCCCGGATGCCTGTCCGCCTTATGTTGTGGGCGTAGGCATCGGCGGCACCGCGGATATGGCGGCAGTGTTGGCTAAAAAGGCGTTATTGCGGGATATATCCGTCAGCCGCGGTAAATTAGCGAAAGAATTATTGAACGAAATAAACAAACTAAGGATCGGTCCGATGGGGTTAGGCGGCAAGGCCACTGCCCTGGCTGTAAGTATCGAGACATATCCCACGCATATCGCCGGACTGCCGGTGGCGGTGAATATCAGTTGTCATGCCACCCGCAGCGCAGCGGCCGTATTATAGTGAAGATGAAGACTATAAATTTACCTTTTTCAGTAAAGGATCTGGAGGAATTAAAGGCAGGGGATGAGGTCCTTTTAACCGGAACGATCTTTACTGCCCGGGACCAGGCGCATTCCCGGCTTGTCCGGCTTATTCGTTCAGGGGAAAAACTGCCTTTTGCGGTCAAAGGACAGGTTGTTTATTATTGCGGCCCTACGACAACTCCATCCGGCAAAGTGATCGGTTCCTGCGGACCGACCACCAGCAGAAGGATGGATGAATTCACTCCGCTTCTTCTTTCCGCAGGCTTAAAGGCGATGATCGGTAAAGGCAACCGTTCGGATGAAGTAGTTGCCGCGATCAAAAGATACAAGTCCGTGTATTTCGTGGTTTATGCCGGATGCGGGGCGTTGATCTCTCAATATATCAAGCGTAAATCTACTGCGGCATTTAAGGAATTAGGCCCTGAGGCGGTTTACCGGTTAGAGGTAAAAGATCTTCCCGTGATCGTAGCTATTGATATTAACGGTAAGAATATCTACAAAGGAAAATAAAATGAAGATGAAGAGATTACAGCATAAGTTGATCTGGATGCTTCTTCTTACTTCGACTCTGCCGTTGGTCCTGGTAGCCGGCATCACTATTTTTTT is part of the Candidatus Omnitrophota bacterium genome and encodes:
- a CDS encoding fumarate hydratase codes for the protein MKTIKAEKISAAVKELCIKANFVLRKDVLKLLRRALVLEKGPRARRILEAIIKNAGIADKHRLAICQDTGMPCVFVELGQGVMIKGDLNAAINKGVMAGYRAGSFRNSIIKDPILRGKPAYAPAVIHVDIVKGDKLRLTVLPKGFGSENKSRLRMFNPTASLKQIKGFVVDAVKAAGPDACPPYVVGVGIGGTADMAAVLAKKALLRDISVSRGKLAKELLNEINKLRIGPMGLGGKATALAVSIETYPTHIAGLPVAVNISCHATRSAAAVL
- a CDS encoding FumA C-terminus/TtdB family hydratase beta subunit, which codes for MKTINLPFSVKDLEELKAGDEVLLTGTIFTARDQAHSRLVRLIRSGEKLPFAVKGQVVYYCGPTTTPSGKVIGSCGPTTSRRMDEFTPLLLSAGLKAMIGKGNRSDEVVAAIKRYKSVYFVVYAGCGALISQYIKRKSTAAFKELGPEAVYRLEVKDLPVIVAIDINGKNIYKGK